A DNA window from Gemmatimonadaceae bacterium contains the following coding sequences:
- the dnaN gene encoding DNA polymerase III subunit beta, which produces MRFTIAREKLQDGLSAVIATVPAKTTLPVLSNILLETNERGIRLSGTDLDMAVSTEVIADVESQGAITVPAKKLAEIVRELPSAPVKISAVGEQKITLECGRSRFRLLGLPRDEFPTFPAVKFSESWRIKSGELQKLIAHTAFAVSTEESRPILNGVLWELRGDRMRMVATNGHRLAKIDVPVAGQNGHSEDLIIPPKALEQLRRLFPAEEDLEIARGENHLGFRSPLTAVFTRLIEGPYPPYEQVIPRDNDRIALADKNALSQALKRMSVVASDQTHRIRMSFNAGMAKFSVQTPDLGEAQDELPVTYEGDALDIGFNASYLLEILRNMPTDEVRLTFKAPERAATVEPVGWNDPAQYMCLIMPLRLID; this is translated from the coding sequence ATGCGCTTCACTATCGCGCGCGAAAAACTTCAGGACGGATTGTCGGCAGTGATTGCGACAGTGCCGGCGAAAACAACACTGCCGGTTTTGTCCAACATCTTGCTCGAGACCAACGAGCGCGGGATCCGCTTGTCCGGCACGGATCTCGACATGGCCGTCTCCACCGAAGTCATCGCCGACGTCGAAAGCCAGGGAGCCATCACCGTTCCCGCCAAGAAACTCGCCGAAATCGTGCGCGAGCTTCCCTCTGCGCCGGTGAAGATCAGCGCAGTCGGCGAACAGAAAATCACGCTCGAGTGCGGACGGTCTCGCTTCCGTCTACTCGGCTTGCCCCGCGACGAATTCCCGACCTTTCCGGCAGTCAAGTTCTCGGAAAGCTGGAGAATCAAATCCGGAGAGCTCCAAAAGCTCATCGCGCACACCGCGTTCGCCGTCTCCACCGAAGAGAGCAGACCGATTCTCAATGGCGTGCTGTGGGAATTGCGCGGAGACCGCATGCGCATGGTCGCGACCAACGGTCACCGCCTCGCGAAAATCGACGTCCCTGTCGCGGGGCAAAATGGCCACTCCGAAGATCTGATCATTCCGCCCAAAGCGCTCGAGCAGCTGCGACGACTCTTTCCCGCAGAAGAAGATCTGGAGATCGCGCGCGGAGAGAACCATCTCGGATTCCGATCGCCGCTCACCGCGGTCTTCACCCGCCTCATCGAAGGCCCGTACCCGCCGTACGAGCAGGTGATTCCGCGCGATAACGACCGCATCGCGCTTGCCGACAAGAACGCGCTCTCACAAGCGCTCAAGCGCATGTCGGTGGTTGCCTCCGATCAGACGCATCGGATCCGCATGTCGTTCAACGCAGGAATGGCCAAATTCAGCGTCCAGACGCCGGACTTGGGAGAAGCGCAAGACGAGCTGCCCGTCACCTACGAAGGTGACGCGCTCGACATCGGCTTCAATGCCAGCTATCTGCTCGAAATCCTGCGCAACATGCCGACCGATGAAGTGCGACTGACGTTCAAAGCACCAGAAAGAGCCGCAACCGTCGAACCCGTCGGCTGGAATGACCCGGCACAGTACATGTGCCTCATCATGCCGCTGCGTCTCATTGACTAA
- the dnaA gene encoding chromosomal replication initiator protein DnaA has translation MTLTATETWSRLLDRARLELPEQTYRTWLEPTEALELEGDTIVVAAPDRFAADWNESKHSQYLASLAPLALGHPITIVFRVDEERKTRPQMDLFVAPPPDQARQTAPGDAPGVQLSARYTFHNFVIGKSNELAAAAAQAVAAAPGKVYNPLFIYGDTGLGKTHLMQAVAHEIMQRAPSTRVCFVGTEQFTNELVTAIQKRSTPEFRRRYRETDLLLLDDVHFLKRTEATQEEFFHTFNALYEAGRQIILTSDRPPSEIPGLEARLVSRFQWGMVADIEQPDLEHRIAILQNKARLDHLELTIPEDVIRFIAEHVRSSVRELEGSLIRLLAYASLKHRDVSVSLAREALRDKLRLNGDNTADEKHALSVQSIQHLVAREFSINVEGLRSKSRTKQLTVPRQVAMFLIREFLGLQLVEIGNAFGGRDHSTVIHSLERVQSLLAGDAPFNARVESLRKSISDLHT, from the coding sequence ATGACGCTTACGGCAACAGAAACATGGTCCCGCTTGCTCGATCGCGCTCGCCTCGAGCTGCCCGAGCAAACGTACCGAACATGGCTGGAGCCGACCGAAGCACTGGAACTGGAAGGCGATACGATCGTCGTCGCGGCACCCGATCGATTCGCCGCCGATTGGAATGAATCCAAGCACTCGCAGTATCTCGCCAGTCTCGCGCCACTGGCGTTAGGCCACCCCATCACCATCGTCTTTCGCGTCGACGAAGAACGAAAGACTCGGCCCCAAATGGACTTGTTCGTCGCCCCGCCGCCCGACCAGGCTCGCCAAACAGCGCCTGGCGATGCGCCCGGCGTCCAACTCAGCGCTCGCTACACGTTCCACAATTTCGTCATCGGAAAATCCAACGAGCTCGCCGCCGCTGCCGCACAAGCCGTCGCCGCCGCGCCAGGAAAAGTCTACAACCCGCTCTTCATCTACGGCGATACCGGGCTGGGCAAAACGCACCTCATGCAAGCCGTTGCCCACGAGATCATGCAGCGCGCACCGTCAACGCGCGTCTGCTTCGTCGGCACCGAACAGTTCACCAACGAGCTCGTCACCGCCATCCAAAAACGGTCCACCCCCGAATTCCGCCGGCGCTACCGCGAAACGGATCTCCTCCTGCTCGACGACGTCCACTTTCTCAAACGCACCGAAGCCACCCAGGAAGAGTTCTTCCACACGTTCAACGCGCTCTACGAAGCGGGACGACAAATCATCCTCACCAGCGACCGCCCACCATCCGAAATCCCGGGACTCGAGGCACGCCTCGTCAGCCGGTTCCAATGGGGCATGGTCGCCGATATCGAACAGCCCGACCTCGAACACCGCATCGCCATCCTCCAGAACAAGGCGCGCCTCGATCACCTCGAGCTCACCATTCCGGAAGATGTCATCCGCTTCATTGCCGAACACGTCCGCTCCAGCGTCCGCGAGCTCGAAGGCTCGCTCATCCGACTCCTCGCCTACGCCTCGCTCAAACACCGCGACGTGTCGGTCAGCCTGGCGCGAGAAGCACTTCGTGACAAACTGCGGCTAAATGGCGACAACACAGCCGATGAAAAACACGCGCTGAGCGTTCAGTCCATCCAGCACCTGGTTGCTCGAGAGTTCAGCATCAACGTCGAAGGCCTGCGCTCCAAGAGCCGCACCAAACAGCTCACCGTGCCGCGCCAGGTCGCGATGTTCCTCATCCGCGAATTCCTCGGCCTCCAACTCGTCGAAATCGGCAACGCCTTCGGTGGACGCGATCACTCCACCGTTATCCATAGCCTCGAGCGGGTCCAATCGCTGCTGGCCGGCGACGCTCCGTTCAATGCTCGTGTGGAATCACTGCGGAAAAGCATTTCGGATCTTCACACGTGA
- the rpmH gene encoding 50S ribosomal protein L34 — translation MGKPTYRPRNKRRIRTHGFMERMSTRWGREVLSRRRKKGRKRLTVRLPSKYAGA, via the coding sequence ATGGGCAAGCCAACGTATCGTCCTCGGAACAAACGCCGCATTCGCACGCACGGATTTATGGAGCGGATGTCGACGCGTTGGGGGCGTGAGGTATTGAGTCGGCGTCGCAAGAAGGGTCGGAAGCGGTTGACCGTTCGGCTTCCGTCGAAGTACGCAGGCGCCTGA
- the yidD gene encoding membrane protein insertion efficiency factor YidD, translating into MRWVLIFLVRGYQVALSPLLPSACRFMPSCSAYAVEALERHGALRGGWLTIRRLARCHPFCVGGYDPVP; encoded by the coding sequence ATGCGGTGGGTGTTGATTTTTCTGGTGCGCGGCTATCAGGTCGCGCTCTCGCCGCTTCTGCCGTCGGCGTGCCGGTTCATGCCGAGTTGTTCGGCGTACGCCGTGGAGGCTTTGGAACGACATGGAGCGCTGCGCGGCGGATGGCTAACCATCCGCAGACTTGCGCGTTGCCACCCATTCTGTGTGGGCGGCTATGATCCGGTGCCTTGA
- the yidC gene encoding membrane protein insertase YidC, with product MLLFPSPQQPKPQAGDSSAVRDTTHRAVEPSRVATSAPVVPSPARVDTTAVSNARVDTIVVHTSNATYRISTRGAAPIGARMDEFRAYSKGDGKVELARSGSPLLSYAVVSESRDTISLDRTSFTVDSSARGAGGLPILRFRGALGADTAMISYTFSPDSYLVRVSGSVHSTGAASGAPRVLVVSLPSWFRSSEADSAEDDRHLAFVVKTMRDDPESIDFSKLDSTAARVQNGPLNWVASKNKYFLVAMMSDTARSPFAGAVFEGVPRPAKTMAVRASGRVIQQLPADGTFAFTLYIGPQEWRRLLALGREMQNVNPHGWIFRPIVQPFITLLMRLLLWAHDISRINYGWLVVIFGVAIRLLLWPLNQSAMRAQLKLQRIQPELQVIQKKFKNTPDKLNAEMMKLYREHDMSPFSPLAGCVPMLIPMPVLYALYFVFQDTIEFRGVSFLWMADISQRDPYYILPILMAVSMFFLSWIGLRASPQNSQAKMMAYTMPVVMGVFFYRLAAGLNLYYAVQNLAAIPQQWLIARERAKAGVPATSAGPAGARAT from the coding sequence ATGCTGCTATTTCCGTCACCGCAGCAACCGAAACCGCAGGCAGGAGACTCGTCGGCGGTGCGCGATACCACGCACCGTGCGGTTGAGCCATCGAGGGTCGCGACGTCCGCGCCTGTTGTGCCGAGCCCCGCGAGAGTCGATACCACTGCGGTGTCGAACGCGCGGGTCGATACCATCGTGGTACACACATCGAACGCGACGTACCGAATCAGCACGCGCGGTGCGGCGCCGATCGGCGCCCGCATGGACGAGTTCCGTGCCTACTCGAAGGGCGATGGCAAGGTAGAGTTGGCGCGAAGCGGCTCGCCTCTGCTGTCGTATGCCGTGGTCTCGGAGAGTCGGGACACGATCTCGCTGGACCGCACTTCGTTCACCGTGGATTCATCGGCGCGCGGCGCGGGCGGGCTGCCAATCCTGCGGTTCCGCGGTGCGTTAGGCGCCGACACGGCGATGATCTCGTACACGTTCTCGCCGGACAGCTATCTGGTGCGGGTGAGCGGGTCCGTGCATTCCACCGGGGCCGCTTCGGGCGCACCGCGGGTGCTGGTCGTTTCGCTGCCCTCGTGGTTTCGATCATCGGAGGCGGACTCGGCCGAGGATGACCGGCACCTCGCGTTCGTGGTGAAGACGATGCGGGACGACCCCGAGAGCATCGACTTCTCGAAGCTCGACTCGACGGCCGCCCGGGTCCAGAACGGACCGCTCAACTGGGTGGCGAGCAAGAACAAGTACTTTCTGGTCGCGATGATGTCCGACACGGCGCGGTCACCGTTTGCGGGCGCCGTGTTCGAGGGCGTGCCGCGTCCGGCGAAGACGATGGCCGTTCGCGCATCCGGGCGCGTCATTCAGCAGCTGCCGGCGGATGGCACGTTCGCGTTCACGCTCTACATCGGGCCGCAGGAATGGCGGCGACTGCTCGCGTTAGGCCGCGAGATGCAGAACGTGAATCCGCACGGTTGGATTTTCCGGCCGATCGTCCAGCCGTTCATCACGCTGCTCATGCGGCTGTTGCTGTGGGCGCACGACATATCGCGGATCAACTACGGCTGGCTCGTCGTGATCTTCGGTGTCGCCATCCGCCTGCTGCTCTGGCCTCTGAACCAGAGCGCCATGCGCGCGCAGCTCAAGCTGCAGCGCATTCAGCCCGAGCTGCAGGTGATTCAGAAGAAGTTCAAGAATACGCCGGACAAGCTGAACGCGGAGATGATGAAGCTGTACCGCGAGCACGACATGAGTCCGTTCAGTCCGTTGGCGGGCTGCGTGCCGATGCTGATTCCGATGCCGGTGCTGTATGCGCTGTACTTCGTGTTCCAGGACACGATCGAATTTCGCGGCGTGTCGTTCTTGTGGATGGCGGACATCTCGCAGCGGGATCCGTACTACATCCTGCCGATTCTGATGGCCGTGTCGATGTTCTTCCTCTCGTGGATCGGCTTGCGGGCGTCGCCGCAGAACTCGCAGGCGAAGATGATGGCGTACACGATGCCGGTCGTCATGGGCGTGTTCTTCTATCGCTTGGCGGCGGGGCTCAATCTGTACTATGCGGTGCAGAACCTGGCGGCGATTCCGCAGCAGTGGTTGATTGCGCGCGAGCGAGCGAAGGCGGGGGTGCCGGCGACGTCGGCGGGGCCGGCCGGGGCGCGAGCCACGTAG
- the mnmE gene encoding tRNA uridine-5-carboxymethylaminomethyl(34) synthesis GTPase MnmE, whose protein sequence is MSAVLPGAEDTIAALATPPGRSAIAVVRLSGPLAHDIARRLLEPWRATPRAAYRATLRDPSTGRVIERPVVTVYRAPRSYTGDDLVELSVHGGHVGPARALGACLAAGARLALPGEFTRRAVAAGKLDVLQAEAIGDLIDAESQAMHDSALEQLEGRLSRRVAELRESVLRVEAMIAYDIDFPEEDSGPIEPARVAEAIAALEDALERLLGTAAAGEMVRRGARVVLAGAPNVGKSSLFNALVGRERAIVTPIPGTTRDAIEAVVDLGAWPIRLIDTAGLRASADPIEQLGVAMTERALAEADVVLACGDSASSLGAAGAAARARTAAPVVPVRTKADLLAPADLVSVRYQSESTVAVSAVTGAGLAELRERLEAMIAGRVGEEWRDAPLLTRERHRAAIALARAEVAAFKQAWSDGEVGVPIVVAAVHLRAAAMALESLIGAIDVEDVLDRVFSTFCVGK, encoded by the coding sequence GTGAGCGCGGTGCTTCCCGGCGCTGAAGACACGATCGCGGCGCTGGCGACACCGCCGGGGCGGAGCGCGATCGCTGTTGTGCGCCTCAGCGGTCCACTGGCCCACGACATCGCGAGGCGCCTCCTCGAACCGTGGCGGGCGACGCCCCGCGCGGCGTATCGCGCGACGCTCCGGGATCCATCGACGGGCCGCGTCATCGAGCGGCCGGTGGTGACGGTCTATCGCGCGCCACGCTCCTACACGGGCGACGACCTCGTCGAGCTGAGCGTGCACGGCGGGCACGTGGGGCCGGCGCGCGCGTTAGGCGCCTGCTTGGCGGCCGGCGCGCGCCTCGCGCTCCCGGGCGAGTTCACGCGCCGGGCGGTGGCAGCCGGCAAACTCGACGTGCTCCAGGCGGAAGCGATCGGGGACCTCATCGACGCCGAGTCGCAGGCGATGCACGATTCGGCTCTCGAGCAGCTGGAGGGGCGGCTGTCGCGCCGGGTCGCGGAGCTGCGCGAGTCGGTTCTGCGGGTGGAAGCGATGATCGCGTACGACATCGACTTCCCCGAGGAGGACAGCGGGCCGATCGAGCCCGCGCGCGTCGCGGAAGCGATCGCGGCGCTCGAGGACGCGCTCGAGCGTCTCCTCGGCACCGCGGCGGCGGGCGAGATGGTGCGGCGCGGCGCGCGGGTTGTATTGGCCGGCGCGCCGAACGTGGGCAAGTCGTCGTTGTTCAATGCGCTCGTGGGTCGGGAGCGGGCGATCGTGACGCCGATCCCGGGAACGACGCGGGATGCGATCGAGGCTGTCGTGGACCTGGGTGCGTGGCCGATCCGGTTGATCGATACGGCGGGTCTCCGCGCGTCGGCGGATCCGATCGAGCAGTTAGGCGTGGCGATGACCGAGCGAGCGCTGGCCGAGGCCGACGTGGTGCTGGCGTGCGGCGATAGCGCCTCGTCGTTAGGCGCGGCGGGCGCGGCGGCGCGCGCCCGGACGGCGGCGCCGGTGGTGCCGGTGCGGACGAAGGCCGATCTCCTGGCCCCGGCCGATTTAGTATCTGTGCGATACCAAAGCGAGTCGACGGTGGCGGTGAGTGCCGTCACCGGCGCCGGCCTGGCCGAGCTCAGGGAGCGGCTCGAGGCGATGATCGCGGGGCGTGTCGGCGAGGAGTGGCGCGACGCGCCGCTCTTGACGCGCGAGCGGCACCGCGCCGCGATCGCGTTGGCGCGCGCGGAGGTCGCCGCGTTCAAGCAGGCGTGGAGCGACGGCGAGGTCGGCGTGCCCATCGTGGTGGCCGCGGTTCACCTGCGAGCCGCGGCGATGGCGCTGGAATCGCTCATCGGCGCGATCGACGTCGAAGACGTGCTGGATCGCGTCTTCAGCACGTTCTGCGTGGGGAAATGA